In the genome of Lonchura striata isolate bLonStr1 chromosome 22, bLonStr1.mat, whole genome shotgun sequence, one region contains:
- the GTF3C5 gene encoding general transcription factor 3C polypeptide 5, translating to MAAARPQRGPRGSAVLELPRAPRLVCVEYPGLVRDVGAMLRTLGGEQGVSRIYADPAKRLELYFRPKDPYCHPVCANRFPTSTMLLRVRRKTRKKQQLDPEEQNQPEIQFEMEILGIVTTVYKFQGMSDFQYLAMHSGPDGKQTSMYDKVLMLKPEKEEFFNRDLPLYIPPPIFSRLDTPVDYFYRPDIQHREGYNNPQVSGENLIGLSRARRPHNAIFVNFDDEEIPTKPLDAAVQNWKKVCTNPVDKKVEEELRKLFEVRPVWSRNAVKANISVHPDKLKVLLPYLAYYMLTGPWRSLWVRFGYDPRKHPEAKIYQVLDFRIRCGMKYGYAATDMPVKAKRSTYNYSLPITVKKQGSHTVTVHDLKQGLGSAGTSGAKKPPCSRYKLKESIYIFREGALPPYRQMFYQLCDLNVESLQKIIHRNDGTESECTERDGWCLAKTSDDLRDSMSLMIKQIIRSTRPALFSNTTSSEDGKEQLAYESGEDEDDEEEEEEDFKPSDGSENEMETEILDYV from the exons atggcggcggcgcggccgcagCGCGGCCCGCGGGGCTCGGccgtgctggagctgccccgcgccccgcgcttGGTCTGCGTGGAGTACCCGGGGCTCGTCCGGGATGTCGGGGCCATGCTGCGGACGCTGGGAGGAGAGCAGGGCGTGTCGCGG ATCTACGCCGACCCTGCcaaaaggctggagctgtaTTTCCGCCCCAAGGACCCCTACTGCCACCCCGTGTGTGCCAACCGCTTCCCCACCTCCACCATGCTGCTCAGGGTAAGGAGGAAGACCAGGAAAAAGCAGCAGTTGGACCCCGAGGAACAAAACCAGCCAGAAATCCAGTTTGAGATGGAGATTCTTGGGATTGTCACCACTGTTTACAAATTTCAAG GAATGTCTGACTTCCAGTACCTGGCAATGCACTCTGGCCCTGATGGCAAACAAACCTCCATGTATGACAAAGTCCTGATGCTCAAACCAGAGAAGGAAGAATTCTTCAACAGAGATTTACCTCTTTATATCCCACCACCCATTTTCTCACGTCTGGACACTCCTGTGGACTATTTTTATCGCCCAGATATACAGCACAG GGAGGGATACAACAATCCCCAGGTGTCTGGTGAGAACCTGATTGGCCTCAGCAGGGCCCGGCGCCCACACAATGCCATCTTTGTCAACTTTGATGATGAAGAAATCCCAACTAAACCACTGGATGCTGCTGTACAGAACTGGAAGAAAGTGTGCACCAATCCTGTGGATAAAAAGGTGGAGGAAGAGCTGAGGAAG CTCTTTGAAGTGCGTCCCGTGTGGTCTCGCAATGCGGTCAAAGCCAACATCAGCGTCCATCCAGACAAGCTGAAGGTGCTGCTGCCATACCTGGCCTATTACATG TTAACAGGTCCTTGGAGAAGCTTATGGGTTAGGTTTGGGTATGACCCCAGAAAACACCCTGAAGCAAAGATTTATCAAGTGCTGGACTTCCGAATTCGCTGTGGAATGAAATATG GTTATGCTGCTACTGACATGCCTGTGAAAGCAAAACGCAGCACGTACAACTACAGCCTGCCCATCACTGTCAAGAAACAAG gaagTCACACTGTCACTGTCCATGACCTGAAACAGGGGCTGGGTTCAGCTGGTACATCTGGGGCAAAAAAGCCCCCCTGCAGCAGGTATAAGCTGAAG GAATCCATCTACATTTTCCGAGAAGGAGCCTTACCCCCTTACCGACAGATGTTCTACCAGCTCTGTGACTTAAATGTGGAAAG CCTGCAGAAGATCATCCATCGGAATGACGGCACGGAGTCGGAATGCACGGAGCGGGACGGGTGGTGCCTTGCCAAGACGAGTGATGACCTGAGGGATAGCATGTCCCTGATGATAAAGCAGATCATCAGATCCACCAGACCTG CTCTTTTCTCAAATACAACAAGCAGTGAAGATGGCAAAGAACAGCTGGCATATGAGTCtggagaggatgaggatgatgaagaggaggaggaagaggacttCAAGCCTTCTGATGGGAGTGAAAATGAAATGGAGACAGAAATTCTGGACTATGTGTGA